The sequence below is a genomic window from Leptolyngbya sp. SIO1E4.
GTAAAGGACACCCTAGACTCCATACCTAGATCCGGCCTTGACCCAGATGCCCTGGACTCAACTGAACAAAGCTATCAGGATTTGACACCATGGGTGACGCACCAACCTGGTACATCGTTAAATCAGAATCAGGCAATTGCCAAATTGTGTCGTCTAGCGACCTCAATAGGGTAAAAGCTCAAGAGACATGGGGGCCGTTTACGTCCCAACAGGAGGCGATCGCCCGCCGGGTTGGATTAATCCGCGCAGGCAAGTGTCAGCCGACATGAGTGATACAGGGTAAAGTGCCGTTCCGTCTATTTCAGTTCGGCAGTCGTCTCACTCTCAGCTTCTACCACTTGTAGAAGCAGTTCTTGGGCTTTGGCATATTGTGGATCTTCTAGCGTGCCAATAAGGTCACGGTCTTCAGCGATTAGCTCGCGCTCATCTTCAGAGAGTTCCACTTCAAAGTCAGGCTCAATCCCTTGCTTGTTAATATCACGACCGCTGGGGGTCAGATATTTCGCGATGGTAATAGCAATGCCTGAGCCATCGGGTAAGCTGCGGACTGATTGCACCAGCCCCTTACCAAAGGTCTGAGTGCCAACTAGTTGGGCACGGTCATTGTCTTGAAGGGCACCAGATAAAATTTCGCTGGCGCTGGCAGATCCGCCATCCACCAGAACTACTAAGGGTTTGTCAGTCAATGCTCGGTTGCTCGCTGCTTCCTCATCTACCACCCCTCGGCGATTTACTGTGGATACAATCGTGCCTTCACTCAGCCACATGCGAGCAATTTCAATGCTGGAGTACAATAATCCACCTGGGTTAGAACGGAGATCAAGAATATAGCCAGTGACCTCCTGAGATTCTAAATCTTCAATCGCCTCACGCATTTCTCCAGATGCGTTATTGCTGAACTGAGTCAAGCGGATATACCCAACCAGACCCTCGGGTAAATCTTTAACAGAATACCGAACCGGATGAATCTCAATACGGGCGCGAGTCAGCGTAAAGTCAATCGATTCTTCGTCTCGAAGAATCGTTAGCGTGACATCAGACCCTACCGTTCCACGAATGCGGCTGACGGCATCGTTGAGATCCATCCCTTCTGTACTTTCGCCATCAATCTCGACGATGACGTCCTTGGAACGCAGGCCAGCTTCGAACGCTGGGGTATCTTCAATGGGCGCAACGACGACAATCTCGTCTGTTTCTTCCTCTTGGGTAATTTGGATACCTACACCGGTGAGTTCCCCAGAGGTCTCAACCTGCATGTTGCGGAATTCTTGAGGATCCATAAAGCGAGTGTAAGGATCCTCAAGGAGTTCTAACATCTCCCGAATAGCAACGTAGGCGTCTTCGCGAGAGCTGTAGTCCCGTTCCAGCAAATAATCTGTGCGGACGGCTTCCCAATCAACCTGATTAAAGGTGGCATCAACATAGGTGCGATTAATGAGCTGCCAGACTTCATCGATCACCTCTTTGGGGCTTTCTTCAAAGAAAGCTTTCCCCTGGGACAGGTGCAGCCCTGCGCCAGTCACAATAACGCCAGCAACAGCTACTGCTGTTGCACCTAAAACCAGTCCTCGCTTTGAGATCGCCATAAACCTATTTCCGACGGGAATTATGCCCAATCTAGCACACGCTACACGAGGCAGTTAAATTTAGGAACTGACCCCTGAGTCGCCGCTCCATCATATCTATTTCGGAGGGTTTTCCTGGGTTTCCTAAAAACCCAATACAGCCTAAGGATCCACCCAGCGTCCGTCAGCCTTAATCAAATTAATCAATTCTTTGACGCCTTGGTCTTCGGGCACTTTTTTAATCTCTTCACGTCCACGATAGAGGGAAATATATCCTGGCGTTTTTCCCACATAGCCGTAGTCAGCATCGGCCATTTCTCCAGGCCCGTTAACGATACAGCCCATTACAGCGACATCTAACCCCGTTAGATGTTTAGTGGCTTCTCGGACTTTATGCAAAACTTCTTCCAGGTTGAACAGTGTGCGCCCACAGGAAGGACATGCTACATATTCAACCATGGTTTTCCGCAATCCCAGCGCCTGTAAAATGCTGTAGCAAACGGGAATCTCTTTTTCAGGGGCTTCGGTCAGCGATACCCGAATGGTGTCACCAATTCCTTCTGCTAGTAGCGTCCCGATCCCGGCTGTGGATTTAATGCGGCCATACTCGCCGTCCCCGGCTTCTGTGACCCCTAGATGTAGCGGATAGTCCATGCCCAAATCGTTCATTCGCTTCACCATGAGGCGATAGGCAGCCAACATGACGGGGACCCGAGAAGCCTTCAGAGAAATGACTAAGTTCCGATAGTCTAAGGACTCACAAATGCGGAGGAACTCTAGAGCTGATTCCACCATGCCTTCGGGGGTATCGCCATAGGTGAACAGCATCCGCTCGGCCAAAGAGCCGTGGTTTACCCCGATGCGCATGGCTTTGTTCTGCTCTCGCAACGAAACCACTAAAGGCTCTAGCGTCTCGCGAATGGTGTGACCGATTTCCTCAAATTCTGCTTGGGTGTATTCAGTGCGCCCAGCTTGGGGTTTTTCAAACACATAAAGACCTGGGTTGATGCGGACTTTATCAACGTGTTTGGCAACTTCTAGGGCAATTTTCATGCCATTGTGATGGACATCGGCGACCAAGGGGACTGGACGATAGGTCTCTTCAAGCTTTTGCTTGATTTCAGCCAAGGCTCTAGCGTGCGCCATGCTGGGAACAGTAACTCGGACAATTTCACAACCGATTTCATGAAGTCGCCGAATCGCTGCGACCGAACCGTCAATATCCAAGGTGTCTTCATTGATCATGGACTGGACAACAACTGGATGCCCGCCTCCAATGGTGACATCACCGACCTGGACTGGACGAGTCTTGCGGCGATGAATCGTCGTGTCGAATGCCGGTTCAGCAGGAACAGAAACGGAGGGAGGAGAAGGGAGGGTTTGCATGGCCCTTTACGCTTAAGTAGATTTGCTCGATACACCTTTTCAGAGTGCCATAGAAGCTGCTGCTTGAGGGAATTCTTAGCAAAGTAGCAGAAAACTCCCCCATTCTGTCTAACGCTGACCGCAACAACTTTTCCTGGAATATTGAGGGTGCTTTGCAAGGGGGATTGTTTTTAACCTAATTCCTTGCAGAGAACCTATCAAATGGATTCTAGAGGCGATCGCCCTTACGCTAAAACATTGATTTTTTTTGCTGAAATAGAGGGTGCTAACGGCCCATTGTCGCTGAGTTTTTTAACCAAACCTACTTCAATAGCTGTACTCGGACTCACTCAATCTCTCTGGTACCACCATGGTTCACTATCGCCGTAAACTCTTGCTCAGCATTGGCTTTATCGTGCCCTTTGGCCTGTTTACTAAGTTTTATCGAGGGGTTGGGCAGGCCTGGCTCAACGACACGTTTGGGGGTATTCCTTATGAGATTTTCTGGATCCTGTTAGCAGCCTGGGTGTGGCCTCGGGTGCGCCCTGGGGCGATCGCCTTTGGCGTATTTGTTTCCACCTGCCTGCTGGAATTTTTGCAGCTATGGCAACCCGCTTGGTTGCAGGCCATTCGCGCAACGCTACCAGGTCGCCTAGTGCTAGGGAATTCCTTTACCTGGGGAGACTTTCCCTATTACGCGATTGGGTGTGTGCTCGGCTGGCTCTGGTTGCGATGGTTACAGCTCAATGCAAATCCCTCATCTTCGCCTGCGAAGTCAGTAACTAAACAAGCTTCACAGAATAAGTTTTCAAATTAGTGAGGTTGAGCAGGCGATTATCATTGGTCAGTAAAGATGTCTCCAAAGTCAATGCTGTCGCTGCGATAATAGCATCTGGCAACTTGAGCCCATGCTGCTTTCGCAAGTCAATGGCTGCCTTCTTAATGCCATTACTGAGGTTGATAATCTGAAGTTGACCGATGAAGTTCTGTATCTGCTGCTCTTCATTGACCGAGAGATCGGGATAGGAGAGCAACTCCATCTCTGTAATCACTGAGGCTGAATAGTGTCCCCTTGGTAGAGGTTCAGCTAAGCGATTACCCAACAGATAAAGAGCGACATTTGTATCCAGTGTGAAACGAGGCAGTGCTGCTAAGACCATGCATCTCGCTCTTGATGCTGGTATTGAAGTGGATCAGCCTCTAGATGAACTGCCCCAGCATAGGCCATCAAATTTTGGCTATTATCCTGAGCTGCGTAAGTTTTAAGGAGCGCTTCAATTTTTTGCCAATCCTGATAATCAATGATGACCCCAACGGGTTCCATTGCTTCGTTGGTAACAATCTGTTTCCTAATGGTAATCATCTTTCAACTCAGTTCTCTAACGGTGAAGGTTACAACCCCATTTTCGCGAGGCGATCGCTGAAGGTTATCCAGGGGATCCCCTGCTCTAAATATTGTGGGTTATCGGGAGTGTAGGGTCCCCGGAGACGATCGATCACTTCAATAACTGCGTCGGCTGGCAGCACAGGAATTTCTGGATCAAAAGCGGTGGGGCGTGCGAGTGAGCTAGAAAACCCTCGAAAAACGACGACGTAATCTTCTTCTGCATCAACGACTGCGCTCACCAATAACACCTCTTCAGGAAAACGCAGGGTGTATTGCTCTAATCGGTGAATCGGCAGCATATCTGTCATTGCGCGATCGCTCCTGACCTAACTGATGGCAGAGCGGCCCTGTCGCCCTAACCGTACAAAGATAAAGTAGCTCAGCGTAATCAGATAGATAAGGAGGCCCACAATCCCGAAAAAGGCTAAGAATCCATTGGTGTAGTTAGCGTGGAAATATTCTTTGTAGAGCAAAGGAGGTTGTAGCCAGAGCTGACACGCTTCCCCCGCAAATCGGGTTTGTGAGAAGGCACAGGGCAAGAAAAAGGCAACGAAAACTGCCCCAGCTACGCTGTAGATTGTCATTGCCCACCGCCAAGCCACAAATGCAAACCGTAAAGGGGTGTTGGGCTGCTCTCGAATCTCCTCATTGAGATCTTCCCAAAACCATAGCCCGACAGGAATCAACACCCGCGCCATCAGACCTGCAATAAAGCTAAAACTGAAGCCCCCAATCATTAGATACACCGTGATCATGAGCAGGCTTGCAACTTTCCAGTAAATCGTTAACAGGAGTTGGATGCCCTCTGATTTTTGGATGAATGCCCACACCAGCAAAATCAGCGGTACAAACACGGAAAAGAGAACTGCCAGCCGGTAATCTGCCCAGACAAATTTGTCTAGCGTCCACATAGAGGCAATTACATTACCTTGTGTGGCAACTGGGGAATTCAAAAGCGTAAATGTCATCATCTGCAGAGAAGAAGAAGGAAGATAACTGAGCAGCTTTATCAGGGTATCACTGGTGGATAGATTAGGAGGCTGGATACCGCCTGACTCCTAAAATGGTGGCAAGTTCGCTTGAGGTCGTGGGTTCCATGGTTTCCCAACCGTTAGCTCGAACGTTTGATGCAACTGCTGAGCAACGAGTCCTTTTGCATGGGGTTGCTCGGCAGCGGTATGAAACCCGGCAGCGGTTTCCTGCAGGAGGATCTACTCCCTTTCGTAAGGCGGCCAAAAGTCTAGGCTTAGAACCTGGTGAATGCTACTGTTTGGGGGCACAAAAAGAGTTCCCCGATTTAGCTGTTGAAGTTGTAATTACCAGCGGGTTAGTGGACAAGCTGGACACCTACAAAGGGTTGGGTGTCACAGAGGGTTGGGTGTGGCAGTCAGGGCAGTTTTCTATTGACCCCCTGTATGCAAC
It includes:
- a CDS encoding DUF2809 domain-containing protein, translating into MVHYRRKLLLSIGFIVPFGLFTKFYRGVGQAWLNDTFGGIPYEIFWILLAAWVWPRVRPGAIAFGVFVSTCLLEFLQLWQPAWLQAIRATLPGRLVLGNSFTWGDFPYYAIGCVLGWLWLRWLQLNANPSSSPAKSVTKQASQNKFSN
- a CDS encoding type II toxin-antitoxin system VapC family toxin; its protein translation is MVLAALPRFTLDTNVALYLLGNRLAEPLPRGHYSASVITEMELLSYPDLSVNEEQQIQNFIGQLQIINLSNGIKKAAIDLRKQHGLKLPDAIIAATALTLETSLLTNDNRLLNLTNLKTYSVKLV
- the ispG gene encoding (E)-4-hydroxy-3-methylbut-2-enyl-diphosphate synthase; the encoded protein is MQTLPSPPSVSVPAEPAFDTTIHRRKTRPVQVGDVTIGGGHPVVVQSMINEDTLDIDGSVAAIRRLHEIGCEIVRVTVPSMAHARALAEIKQKLEETYRPVPLVADVHHNGMKIALEVAKHVDKVRINPGLYVFEKPQAGRTEYTQAEFEEIGHTIRETLEPLVVSLREQNKAMRIGVNHGSLAERMLFTYGDTPEGMVESALEFLRICESLDYRNLVISLKASRVPVMLAAYRLMVKRMNDLGMDYPLHLGVTEAGDGEYGRIKSTAGIGTLLAEGIGDTIRVSLTEAPEKEIPVCYSILQALGLRKTMVEYVACPSCGRTLFNLEEVLHKVREATKHLTGLDVAVMGCIVNGPGEMADADYGYVGKTPGYISLYRGREEIKKVPEDQGVKELINLIKADGRWVDP
- a CDS encoding PDZ domain-containing protein, whose translation is MAISKRGLVLGATAVAVAGVIVTGAGLHLSQGKAFFEESPKEVIDEVWQLINRTYVDATFNQVDWEAVRTDYLLERDYSSREDAYVAIREMLELLEDPYTRFMDPQEFRNMQVETSGELTGVGIQITQEEETDEIVVVAPIEDTPAFEAGLRSKDVIVEIDGESTEGMDLNDAVSRIRGTVGSDVTLTILRDEESIDFTLTRARIEIHPVRYSVKDLPEGLVGYIRLTQFSNNASGEMREAIEDLESQEVTGYILDLRSNPGGLLYSSIEIARMWLSEGTIVSTVNRRGVVDEEAASNRALTDKPLVVLVDGGSASASEILSGALQDNDRAQLVGTQTFGKGLVQSVRSLPDGSGIAITIAKYLTPSGRDINKQGIEPDFEVELSEDERELIAEDRDLIGTLEDPQYAKAQELLLQVVEAESETTAELK
- a CDS encoding DUF3177 family protein, coding for MWTLDKFVWADYRLAVLFSVFVPLILLVWAFIQKSEGIQLLLTIYWKVASLLMITVYLMIGGFSFSFIAGLMARVLIPVGLWFWEDLNEEIREQPNTPLRFAFVAWRWAMTIYSVAGAVFVAFFLPCAFSQTRFAGEACQLWLQPPLLYKEYFHANYTNGFLAFFGIVGLLIYLITLSYFIFVRLGRQGRSAIS
- a CDS encoding Uma2 family endonuclease — encoded protein: MVASSLEVVGSMVSQPLARTFDATAEQRVLLHGVARQRYETRQRFPAGGSTPFRKAAKSLGLEPGECYCLGAQKEFPDLAVEVVITSGLVDKLDTYKGLGVTEGWVWQSGQFSIDPLYATDYALMETSELLPELDITLLASHVKPEEPWDVVIAFQEAIR